A single region of the Abyssisolibacter fermentans genome encodes:
- a CDS encoding S41 family peptidase, with amino-acid sequence MKIKVLKKIYLILSISIILIALIFFINDYHNYTKELDVYKNFIMDNHPKCTEEFWDANKKVFDEIYLKSYFDKDIAKTISMLLARIDDGHTSLNDLEKKYKSVDFKISCYNNKIYISKPSKTYPLLEKGDEIIQIGSMKTAEIIKNMTKYISADNIYFLNYRIQQLLFTDVYFDYLNLGKNTKITIKKNNNEIEAVDINLNIDYCPLNDYTFKNSYKIEKDYAVLKINNMLYNSNNLRILSCFFYNINLNKINTIIVDISSCSGGNSYIINEFLKYITIKEYYNYDGYKIRNNHKGINNLYNGKIIVLVSNKSYSAASGFAGVFKYNNLGILIGETLGGNANSYGNPKSMNINNTDYSLSVSTDLFQIPNKNNENLVTPHIMLSDVINDYKGLDMYHDDMDTLYDIVLEAFKNYNLNNN; translated from the coding sequence ATGAAAATAAAAGTTTTAAAAAAGATTTATCTAATTTTAAGTATTAGCATAATCCTAATAGCTTTAATATTTTTCATAAACGACTATCATAACTATACTAAGGAATTAGATGTTTATAAGAACTTTATTATGGACAACCATCCAAAATGTACTGAAGAATTTTGGGATGCAAATAAAAAGGTTTTTGATGAAATATACTTAAAAAGTTATTTCGATAAAGATATTGCAAAAACAATTTCTATGCTTTTAGCAAGAATAGATGATGGACATACTTCGCTTAATGACTTAGAAAAGAAGTATAAATCAGTTGATTTTAAAATTTCATGCTATAATAACAAAATATATATTAGTAAACCAAGCAAAACATATCCTCTGTTAGAAAAAGGTGATGAAATAATTCAGATAGGAAGCATGAAAACAGCCGAAATAATCAAAAATATGACAAAATATATATCAGCGGATAATATTTATTTTTTGAATTATCGGATTCAACAATTATTATTTACGGACGTTTATTTTGATTATTTAAATTTAGGAAAAAACACCAAAATAACTATTAAAAAAAATAACAATGAAATAGAAGCAGTAGATATAAATTTAAATATAGATTATTGTCCTTTAAATGATTACACCTTCAAAAATAGCTACAAAATAGAAAAAGATTATGCAGTATTAAAAATAAATAATATGCTATATAACAGCAATAATTTAAGAATATTATCTTGTTTTTTTTATAATATCAATTTAAATAAAATAAACACTATAATTGTTGATATATCTAGTTGCTCTGGCGGAAATTCATATATAATAAATGAATTCCTTAAATATATAACAATAAAAGAATACTATAATTATGATGGTTATAAAATACGTAATAATCATAAAGGTATTAATAATTTATATAATGGCAAAATTATCGTTTTAGTATCAAATAAATCATATAGTGCAGCTTCAGGATTTGCTGGAGTTTTTAAATATAATAACCTAGGTATATTAATTGGCGAAACATTGGGAGGAAATGCAAATTCTTATGGCAATCCAAAATCTATGAATATTAATAATACAGATTATTCGCTTAGTGTTTCAACTGACTTATTTCAAATCCCAAATAAAAATAATGAAAACTTAGTAACTCCACATATAATGCTTTCAGATGTAATAAATGATTATAAGGGCTTAGATATGTACCATGATGATATGGATACATTATATGATATAGTTTTAGAAGCTTTCAAAAATTATAATTTAAATAATAATTAA
- the ligD gene encoding non-homologous end-joining DNA ligase, with product MRNIDITNPNKIMWSKLNIRKIDYITILYKLSSYILKYAKNRDLTVIRYPDGVEEKSFYQKNLPNYAPDWVEHSLDNIDILMWMGNQAALEFHTSFNTKDKPNNPCSLIFDLDPSKGQTFTQVVEVALLIHETLLSLNIKSYAKTSGATGIQIYIPVGGKYSYEEARKINEFFGIYFSQKYKDKITIERLVKNRNKKLYFDYLQMWKGKTIITPYSPRAVKDGLIATPVLWQELESGIDIHDFNLHNIINRIEKVGDVFCNMYSNVQNLDFILKEMSY from the coding sequence ATGAGAAACATAGATATAACTAACCCTAATAAAATAATGTGGTCAAAACTAAATATAAGAAAAATTGATTATATCACAATACTATATAAGCTATCGTCATACATTTTAAAATATGCTAAAAACAGAGATTTGACCGTAATAAGATATCCTGATGGAGTAGAAGAGAAAAGCTTCTATCAGAAGAATCTTCCAAACTACGCTCCAGACTGGGTAGAGCATTCCTTAGACAATATAGATATCCTAATGTGGATGGGCAATCAGGCAGCATTAGAATTTCATACAAGCTTCAATACAAAAGATAAGCCTAATAATCCATGTAGCTTAATATTCGATTTGGACCCTTCAAAAGGACAAACCTTCACACAAGTAGTAGAGGTCGCTCTATTAATACATGAAACATTATTAAGTCTTAATATAAAAAGCTATGCAAAAACATCTGGAGCAACTGGAATACAAATATACATACCTGTTGGCGGAAAGTATTCATATGAAGAAGCAAGGAAAATAAATGAATTCTTCGGCATATATTTTTCACAAAAATACAAAGATAAAATAACAATAGAGAGATTGGTAAAAAACAGAAATAAAAAATTGTACTTTGATTATCTACAGATGTGGAAAGGAAAAACAATAATAACACCATACTCCCCACGAGCAGTAAAAGATGGACTAATAGCAACACCTGTTTTATGGCAAGAACTAGAAAGTGGAATTGATATACATGATTTTAATTTGCATAATATAATAAATAGAATTGAAAAAGTAGGAGATGTGTTTTGTAATATGTACAGTAATGTTCAGAATTTGGATTTTATTTTAAAAGAAATGAGTTATTAA
- a CDS encoding Ku protein, which produces MHTMWKGSISFGLVNIPIKMFTATENKDIRFRYLHKECHTPVKYKKYCETCGREIKEDEIIRGFEYEKGHFVIMNEEDFESAKAEVLDRAIDIIDFVNLSEIDPIYYDKSYYLSPQQTGGKAYNLLRKAMNDTGKIALAKITIRNKQSLAALRVYKNTLVLETIFYPDEVRAINNIPNLPENTDVNEKELDIAKQLIKQLTTEFKPENYKDDYREALQEIIENKIQGAETIKTAPKPTAHNVVDLMSALQASLKDKKKETKKKTKKVTAKKTKGAS; this is translated from the coding sequence ATGCATACTATGTGGAAAGGTTCTATAAGCTTTGGATTAGTCAATATTCCTATCAAAATGTTTACAGCTACTGAAAATAAAGATATACGCTTTAGATATTTACATAAAGAATGTCATACTCCTGTTAAGTATAAAAAATATTGTGAAACATGTGGTCGAGAAATAAAGGAAGATGAAATTATTAGAGGCTTCGAGTATGAAAAAGGACATTTTGTAATAATGAATGAAGAAGATTTTGAATCCGCTAAGGCTGAGGTTTTAGACAGGGCAATTGACATAATAGATTTTGTAAATCTTAGTGAAATAGACCCAATATATTATGATAAATCTTATTATTTATCACCACAACAAACGGGGGGCAAAGCTTATAATTTACTAAGAAAAGCTATGAATGATACAGGTAAGATAGCCTTAGCAAAAATAACAATTAGAAACAAACAATCACTAGCGGCACTCAGAGTATATAAAAACACCTTAGTTCTAGAAACAATATTCTACCCTGATGAAGTTAGAGCTATTAATAATATACCTAATCTTCCTGAGAATACAGATGTCAATGAAAAAGAATTAGATATAGCCAAGCAACTAATTAAGCAATTAACTACAGAGTTTAAACCTGAAAACTATAAAGATGATTATAGAGAAGCATTACAAGAAATTATAGAAAATAAGATACAAGGAGCTGAAACTATTAAAACAGCACCAAAACCTACTGCTCATAATGTTGTAGATTTAATGTCTGCACTACAAGCCAGCTTAAAAGATAAGAAAAAAGAGACTAAGAAAAAAACAAAGAAAGTTACTGCTAAAAAAACAAAAGGAGCAAGCTAA
- the lysS gene encoding lysine--tRNA ligase, translating into MKYDDLNNLKEIIPDANEMIVERIKKSQKLKDLNTSLYPYSYKKTSHSIDIINDFNNIKENDSFSIAGRIMLLRNMGSSCFANLRDQEGDIQVYFNKKNLGLELYNIIKLFDIGDIIGVEGNVFKTKTDEITLRAFKVTLLSKSIRPLPEKYHGLQDSDLKQRHRSLDMIMNKEVKKRFINRAKAMSAIREYLNNKGFIEIDTPILDTKYGGGEAKPFSTYVNALNCEVFMNISPELYLKRLMVGGLERVYSFSRSFRNEGIDRTHYPEFTLFECYMAYADYNDMMALMEQLYEYVFTKVLGSTKISYNGISIDFKVPWRRASMCDLIKENLDISIENLSKKEIVKIIKEKNISINEELSLEELSKSDLIMSLFDDNCVDGLIQPTFVIDFPKDSSPLCKTHRQNNELIERFEPYAYGVELGNAYSELNDPLAQRILLNDQAKKLRAGFETASPMDEEFAKALDIGMPPAGGLGIGIDRMIMFLTNTYSIKDVIAFPLVKR; encoded by the coding sequence ATGAAATATGATGATTTAAATAATTTGAAAGAAATAATACCTGATGCAAATGAAATGATAGTTGAAAGAATAAAAAAATCACAAAAATTAAAAGATCTTAATACATCTTTATATCCTTACAGTTACAAAAAGACATCACATTCTATAGATATAATAAATGACTTTAACAATATAAAAGAAAATGATAGTTTTTCTATAGCGGGAAGAATAATGTTACTACGTAATATGGGCAGTTCTTGTTTTGCAAATTTAAGAGACCAAGAAGGAGATATACAAGTTTATTTTAATAAGAAAAACTTGGGTTTAGAGTTGTACAATATTATTAAATTATTTGATATAGGGGACATAATAGGAGTTGAAGGAAATGTATTTAAGACAAAAACCGATGAAATAACATTAAGAGCTTTTAAAGTAACACTATTAAGCAAATCAATAAGACCTCTTCCTGAAAAATATCATGGCTTGCAAGATAGTGATCTTAAGCAAAGACATCGCAGCCTTGATATGATAATGAATAAAGAAGTAAAAAAGAGATTTATCAATAGAGCAAAAGCAATGTCAGCAATCAGAGAATATTTAAATAATAAAGGCTTCATTGAGATTGATACACCTATTTTAGATACAAAATATGGTGGAGGAGAGGCAAAACCTTTTTCAACATATGTAAATGCTTTAAATTGTGAAGTATTTATGAATATATCACCCGAACTATATCTAAAAAGATTAATGGTTGGAGGACTTGAAAGAGTATATTCCTTTTCAAGATCATTCAGGAATGAGGGTATAGATAGAACTCACTATCCTGAATTTACGCTTTTTGAATGTTACATGGCTTATGCTGACTATAATGACATGATGGCTTTAATGGAACAATTATATGAATATGTATTCACTAAAGTACTTGGTAGTACTAAAATATCATATAATGGCATAAGTATTGATTTTAAAGTGCCATGGAGAAGAGCAAGTATGTGTGATTTAATAAAGGAGAATTTAGATATATCTATAGAAAATTTATCTAAAAAAGAAATAGTTAAAATAATTAAAGAAAAAAATATATCAATAAATGAAGAATTATCTTTAGAAGAATTATCTAAAAGCGATTTAATTATGTCTTTGTTTGATGATAATTGTGTAGATGGATTAATTCAACCAACTTTTGTTATCGATTTTCCGAAAGATTCATCCCCATTATGCAAAACCCATAGGCAAAATAATGAATTAATAGAACGATTTGAACCATATGCATATGGAGTTGAACTAGGGAATGCTTATTCTGAATTAAATGATCCATTAGCTCAGAGAATACTTCTAAATGATCAAGCTAAAAAATTAAGAGCAGGATTTGAAACAGCAAGTCCAATGGATGAAGAATTTGCAAAAGCTTTAGATATTGGAATGCCACCAGCCGGTGGACTTGGTATAGGCATAGATAGGATGATAATGTTCTTGACAAATACTTATTCAATAAAAGACGTTATAGCTTTTCCATTAGTTAAAAGATAA
- a CDS encoding pyridoxal phosphate-dependent aminotransferase, translating to MKFSNRITSMQQSPIRKLVPIAVEAKNNGKKVYHLNIGQPDIKTPSSFFESIKDFNEDVLAYSFSQGLPQLIDSFIKYYAKYNIRFEQDEILITNGGSEALLFAMMSLCDNGDEILVPEPFYTNYNGFGTMAGIKVVPITTKAEEGFHLPPRQEIQKLITPKTKAILISNPGNPTGCIYTIKEMEMLRDLAKENDFFIISDEVYREFVYDGFEYMSFAEFEDIADRVIITDSVSKRYSACGARIGSVASKNKDLIKQILKLCQSRLCVATVEQIGAASLVDVPDDYFKEVVEEYKMRRDIVYNALNKMEGVNCKKPHGAFYIIAQLPVENAEDFVVWLLKEFDVNNETVMLAPAEGFYASKGLGKNEVRMSYVLNQDSLKRAMHILEEGLKAYNNR from the coding sequence ATGAAATTTTCAAACAGAATTACTTCCATGCAACAATCTCCAATTAGAAAGTTAGTACCTATTGCAGTGGAAGCCAAAAATAATGGAAAGAAGGTTTACCATCTTAATATAGGTCAGCCCGATATTAAAACTCCATCTTCTTTTTTTGAATCTATAAAGGACTTTAACGAAGATGTTCTTGCTTATAGTTTTTCACAAGGACTTCCTCAGTTAATTGATAGTTTTATAAAGTATTATGCTAAATATAATATTAGATTTGAACAAGATGAGATTTTAATAACAAATGGTGGAAGTGAAGCATTATTGTTTGCTATGATGTCTTTATGTGACAATGGAGATGAAATACTTGTTCCAGAACCTTTTTACACTAATTACAATGGATTTGGTACTATGGCAGGTATTAAGGTAGTTCCTATAACTACTAAAGCCGAAGAAGGATTCCATTTACCCCCAAGGCAAGAAATACAGAAGTTAATCACACCAAAAACTAAAGCAATATTAATATCTAATCCTGGTAATCCTACTGGCTGTATTTATACTATTAAGGAAATGGAAATGCTCAGAGATCTTGCTAAGGAAAACGATTTCTTCATTATTTCAGATGAAGTATACAGAGAATTCGTATATGATGGGTTTGAATATATGAGTTTTGCTGAGTTTGAAGATATTGCTGATAGAGTTATTATAACTGACAGTGTATCTAAGCGTTACAGTGCATGTGGAGCTAGAATTGGTTCTGTTGCAAGTAAAAACAAAGATTTAATCAAACAAATACTTAAGCTTTGTCAAAGTAGATTATGTGTTGCTACAGTTGAACAAATTGGAGCTGCTAGTTTAGTAGATGTTCCAGACGATTATTTTAAAGAAGTAGTTGAAGAATACAAGATGAGAAGAGATATTGTTTACAATGCTCTTAATAAAATGGAAGGTGTAAATTGTAAAAAACCTCATGGAGCGTTTTATATAATAGCACAACTTCCAGTTGAAAATGCTGAAGACTTTGTTGTATGGTTATTAAAAGAATTTGATGTTAATAATGAAACTGTAATGTTAGCACCTGCTGAAGGCTTTTATGCATCTAAAGGTCTTGGTAAAAATGAAGTTAGAATGTCATATGTATTGAATCAAGATTCTTTAAAGAGAGCTATGCATATATTAGAGGAAGGATTAAAAGCATATAATAATAGATAA
- a CDS encoding PLP-dependent aminotransferase family protein → MDKLNIKLEKNTGKALYVQLYNQIRKMILENTLKPHSKLPPIRKLASELEVNNVTIVNAYKLLEENDFVYKKVGSGTFIKDNHMLDKEYDSSKLQNYKPIVYNFASTTPTSDLFPVEDFKVVINSVLNRDKGGAFIYQHSQGFESLRISIKKFLYKSKIFTDIDNIHIVSGAQQGIDIISKALVNYGDIVFCESPTYGGAIAAFKSRGAKIIDINLENDGLDMRTLENKLLNFKPQFIYVMPNFQNPTGISYSIQKRKQLIDLAKKYDTYIVEDDYVREINYNDNNILPIKSMDTNNRVIYIKSFSKTLMPGLRLGFTIIPLKIYSDVLTAKQTSDISTSALIQRCFDLYLRKGLWEKHIQNMNEIYSLRYNTMIKSLKKYMPKEIQYNIPYGGLGFWFALPEGFSSIKLHDLCINNDISIVSGSNFYVNKQDSNNFRLSIASISENLIEEGIAKLSKIISDFLQNPNNQYINNDTSLSFF, encoded by the coding sequence ATGGACAAATTAAATATCAAACTTGAAAAAAATACTGGAAAAGCTTTATATGTTCAATTATATAATCAAATAAGAAAAATGATTTTAGAAAATACACTAAAGCCTCATTCAAAGCTGCCACCAATCAGAAAACTAGCATCTGAATTAGAAGTTAATAATGTAACAATAGTAAACGCTTATAAACTATTAGAAGAAAATGATTTTGTATACAAAAAGGTAGGTAGTGGTACTTTTATAAAAGATAACCATATGTTAGACAAGGAATATGATAGTTCAAAACTACAAAATTATAAACCAATCGTATATAATTTTGCCAGTACTACACCAACTTCAGATTTGTTTCCAGTAGAAGATTTTAAAGTTGTTATAAATAGCGTATTAAATAGAGACAAAGGCGGCGCTTTTATTTACCAACATTCTCAAGGATTTGAAAGTTTGAGAATATCAATTAAGAAATTTTTATATAAATCAAAAATATTCACTGATATAGATAATATACATATAGTTTCTGGAGCTCAACAAGGCATAGATATTATTTCTAAAGCTTTAGTGAATTATGGAGATATAGTTTTTTGTGAATCACCTACTTACGGAGGTGCTATAGCAGCCTTTAAATCAAGGGGTGCTAAAATTATTGATATAAATTTGGAAAATGACGGGCTAGATATGCGTACTTTAGAAAATAAGCTTTTAAATTTTAAACCTCAATTTATTTATGTCATGCCAAATTTTCAAAACCCTACTGGAATTTCTTATAGTATTCAAAAAAGGAAACAATTAATTGATCTTGCCAAGAAATATGATACATATATAGTAGAGGATGATTATGTAAGAGAAATTAACTATAATGATAATAATATACTACCAATTAAATCTATGGACACAAATAATCGAGTTATATATATTAAGAGTTTTTCAAAGACTTTAATGCCTGGATTAAGATTAGGTTTTACAATAATTCCTCTTAAAATATATTCTGATGTATTAACAGCTAAGCAAACTTCAGATATTTCAACATCAGCTTTGATACAAAGATGCTTTGACTTATATTTGAGAAAAGGATTATGGGAAAAGCACATACAAAATATGAATGAAATATATAGCTTGCGATATAATACAATGATTAAATCTCTAAAAAAATATATGCCAAAAGAAATACAATACAATATACCATATGGAGGCTTAGGATTTTGGTTTGCACTGCCTGAAGGTTTTTCTTCAATAAAACTACATGATTTATGTATAAATAACGATATTTCAATTGTTTCAGGTTCTAATTTCTATGTTAATAAACAAGACAGTAATAATTTTAGATTAAGTATAGCTTCAATTAGTGAAAATCTAATAGAAGAGGGGATAGCAAAACTTTCTAAGATTATTAGTGACTTTTTACAAAATCCAAATAATCAATACATTAACAATGATACTTCTTTATCGTTTTTTTAG
- a CDS encoding helix-turn-helix domain-containing protein: MFDKSKTYTIAEVSKITGYDKHVLRYYEKEFEIEVPRNKANHRHYTYKEIETYKRIKDLQENGYTNKQIKLIINSPEVLIQQSQSESAMTTSSSAPTKNQITELSSYIKNEIKEILILNDEKNIKAINDLNNKIEELTCEIRSKERDILICENAKLKMKIKEKSYEVAELREKLKREQNSRKGLFKKIFS; the protein is encoded by the coding sequence ATGTTTGACAAGAGCAAAACATATACAATAGCTGAAGTATCTAAAATTACAGGGTATGATAAACATGTTTTAAGGTACTATGAAAAAGAATTTGAAATCGAAGTACCTAGAAATAAAGCAAATCATAGACATTACACTTATAAAGAGATTGAGACTTATAAAAGAATAAAAGATTTACAAGAAAACGGTTATACTAATAAACAAATTAAATTAATTATAAACTCTCCTGAAGTGTTAATTCAACAGTCACAAAGTGAATCTGCTATGACAACCTCTAGTTCTGCTCCTACAAAAAATCAAATCACAGAATTATCTAGTTACATAAAAAATGAAATTAAAGAAATTTTAATACTAAATGATGAAAAAAATATAAAAGCTATAAATGATTTAAATAATAAAATAGAAGAATTAACATGTGAAATAAGAAGCAAAGAAAGAGATATCTTAATATGTGAGAATGCAAAACTAAAAATGAAAATAAAAGAAAAATCATATGAAGTTGCTGAATTAAGGGAAAAATTAAAAAGAGAGCAAAATTCGAGAAAAGGACTTTTCAAAAAAATATTTTCCTAA
- a CDS encoding CheR family methyltransferase — protein sequence MDKYHEFTKNVFKLIKLDLTSYKEKQMKRRINSLVTRNGFKDFDDYFIALKKDKELFNQFINYLTINVSEFYRNEKQWDILEENIIPDLIKNNKSLKIWSSACSTGEEPYSLVMLMTKFYRLNNIKVYATDIDEGAIAKAKLGIYNEKSIKSLPKEFKVKYFDKIGNSFKIKDDIKNRVQFSKLNLLEDNYPSNCHLIICRNVMIYFTQEAKDKIYHKFKNSLTDDGVFFVGSTEQIIKPLDYNLKPIRTFFYSKA from the coding sequence ATGGATAAATATCATGAGTTTACGAAAAACGTATTCAAACTTATAAAGCTGGATTTAACTTCGTATAAAGAAAAACAAATGAAAAGAAGAATTAATTCATTGGTAACACGAAATGGTTTTAAAGATTTTGATGATTATTTTATTGCACTAAAAAAAGATAAGGAATTATTTAATCAATTTATAAATTATTTAACTATTAATGTATCTGAGTTTTATAGAAATGAAAAACAATGGGATATATTAGAAGAAAACATTATACCAGATTTAATTAAAAATAATAAAAGCTTGAAAATTTGGAGTAGTGCATGTTCTACAGGTGAAGAACCTTATTCCCTAGTTATGCTTATGACTAAATTCTATAGATTAAATAATATTAAGGTTTATGCAACAGATATAGACGAAGGAGCTATAGCTAAAGCAAAACTAGGTATATACAACGAAAAAAGCATTAAAAGTTTGCCTAAAGAATTTAAAGTAAAATATTTTGATAAAATCGGTAACTCTTTCAAAATTAAAGATGATATTAAGAATAGAGTACAATTCTCTAAGCTTAACCTACTAGAAGATAATTATCCTTCAAATTGTCATTTAATTATTTGTAGAAATGTAATGATATATTTCACTCAAGAAGCAAAAGATAAAATATATCATAAGTTCAAAAATTCATTAACTGATGATGGAGTTTTCTTTGTTGGTAGTACTGAACAAATAATAAAACCACTTGATTATAACTTAAAACCAATAAGGACATTCTTTTATTCTAAAGCTTAA
- a CDS encoding bifunctional 4-hydroxy-3-methylbut-2-enyl diphosphate reductase/30S ribosomal protein S1, whose amino-acid sequence MEIIMADVYGFCYGVERSINTALKTVENSKNIFSLGPLIHNNQAIEFLKNHGITIIDSIDNIDNTRLIIRSHGVPLKIYEKAKTKNIDIIDCTCPFVRKIQKKVAKYHNEGYEIIIIGNPDHPEVIGINGWCNNKAYIINSKDGIDEIPNCDKICIVAQTTMNVEKFDSLVKILCKKGDEVKVFNTICNATSLRQKACFELSQKVDAMIVIGGYHSSNTEKLVSISKQHCKTYHIETIEDLDINEFQNLSTIGITAGASTPDWIIKEVIAKMSNSEEMKNIMEEYEKSFVDLTRGDVVEGTVISINKNEAMINIGYKADGILPREEYSNDPSVNINDTLNIGDKINVLIMKFDDGEGNVLLSKKRVDEIQGWENLATAYENEEIVEAKVVEVIKGGLSVVVNNIKGFVPASHASSKFMSDLSSLIGVVFDVKIIDFKNRKKLVLSRKVVQQKEEAERLEKVWSKIEKDAVLQGEVKRLTDFGAFVDIGGIDGLIHISEMSWGRVKHPSEVVSIGDHVEVIVLNFDKDKQRISLGLKQLTKHPWDTATEKYNIGDVVEGKVVKLLDFGAFVELEAGLDGLVHISEISSKHIAKPSDELTIGQSVKVRILDIKAEDKKISLSIKKVDETPQEVKPVKEKVEIDNSYREECEVSIGDILNIEKEDE is encoded by the coding sequence TTGGAAATTATCATGGCTGATGTTTATGGTTTTTGTTATGGTGTAGAAAGATCAATAAATACAGCATTAAAAACTGTGGAAAATTCAAAGAATATATTTTCCCTTGGGCCTTTAATACACAATAATCAAGCAATTGAATTCTTAAAAAATCATGGAATAACTATAATTGATAGCATAGATAATATTGATAATACTAGATTAATAATAAGATCTCATGGAGTACCTTTAAAAATCTATGAAAAAGCTAAAACTAAGAATATAGATATTATTGATTGTACATGTCCTTTTGTAAGGAAAATTCAAAAAAAAGTTGCTAAATATCACAATGAGGGTTATGAAATAATAATCATAGGAAACCCTGATCATCCAGAAGTTATAGGAATTAATGGTTGGTGCAATAATAAAGCATATATTATTAATTCAAAAGATGGTATTGATGAAATCCCAAATTGTGATAAAATATGTATTGTAGCTCAAACTACAATGAATGTTGAAAAGTTTGATTCTTTAGTTAAAATATTATGTAAAAAGGGGGACGAAGTAAAAGTATTCAATACTATTTGCAATGCAACTAGTTTAAGGCAAAAAGCTTGTTTTGAGCTTTCACAAAAAGTTGATGCTATGATTGTAATCGGTGGATATCATAGTTCCAATACCGAAAAATTAGTATCTATTAGTAAACAGCATTGTAAAACGTACCATATTGAGACTATAGAAGACTTAGACATCAATGAATTTCAAAATTTAAGTACTATTGGAATAACAGCAGGTGCATCAACGCCTGACTGGATTATTAAGGAGGTTATTGCAAAAATGAGTAATTCTGAAGAAATGAAGAACATAATGGAAGAATACGAGAAATCTTTTGTTGATTTAACTAGAGGAGATGTTGTAGAAGGAACAGTTATATCAATTAACAAAAATGAAGCTATGATAAATATTGGATATAAAGCGGATGGAATACTTCCTAGAGAAGAATATTCTAATGATCCATCTGTAAACATAAATGATACGCTAAATATTGGAGATAAAATTAATGTTTTAATAATGAAATTCGATGATGGAGAAGGTAACGTTTTACTATCTAAGAAAAGAGTAGACGAAATTCAAGGATGGGAAAACTTAGCTACTGCTTATGAAAATGAAGAAATAGTTGAAGCTAAAGTTGTTGAAGTAATAAAGGGCGGTCTATCCGTAGTTGTTAATAATATTAAAGGTTTTGTACCTGCTTCTCATGCATCTAGCAAATTTATGTCAGATTTATCATCATTAATTGGTGTAGTTTTTGATGTGAAAATTATTGATTTTAAAAATAGGAAAAAACTTGTTCTATCTAGAAAAGTAGTACAACAAAAAGAAGAAGCAGAAAGATTAGAAAAAGTATGGTCTAAAATAGAAAAAGATGCTGTTTTACAAGGAGAAGTTAAAAGACTAACAGATTTTGGTGCATTTGTTGATATCGGCGGTATAGATGGGCTTATTCATATTTCTGAGATGTCTTGGGGAAGAGTAAAACATCCTTCAGAAGTAGTTAGTATAGGTGACCATGTAGAAGTTATCGTACTTAATTTTGATAAAGACAAACAAAGAATCTCTTTAGGACTTAAACAGTTAACAAAACATCCTTGGGATACAGCAACAGAAAAATATAATATTGGTGATGTTGTTGAAGGTAAAGTTGTTAAACTACTTGATTTTGGAGCATTTGTAGAATTAGAAGCAGGATTAGATGGACTTGTTCACATTTCTGAAATTAGTAGTAAGCACATAGCTAAACCATCTGATGAATTAACTATTGGTCAGAGTGTTAAAGTTAGAATCTTAGATATTAAAGCCGAAGATAAAAAAATAAGCTTAAGTATAAAAAAAGTTGATGAAACACCTCAAGAAGTTAAACCAGTAAAAGAAAAAGTTGAAATAGATAATTCTTATAGAGAAGAGTGTGAGGTTAGTATAGGAGATATATTAAATATAGAAAAAGAAGATGAATAA